The segment CGTTGCGAATTGTTCGGGATTCGTAAACATGTGGTCTCCTCGGTTTGAATAGATACGTTCTTATCGTTCCATACTCTTTCGACGCCGCAATGCCATCGCTTGCAATCAAGCCGGTGCCCCCGTGTGGTCATGGCCCCATTATTTAGCAAGCGCCGGTTTTTCGCAACGGCTATCTTTGTACGGTCCCGAAGCCAGTTCCCAGCCAAATCCCAGGGTGGACTGGGCGCACGACAGGGTGCCGTCGATCTTGCTGCGCCATTGGTACCAGGGTGCAGGTCCGGCCGAGGCGCAGGCGCAGGCGGCCAGCAGGGCCGTGGCGATCAGGTATTTCATGGTTGCTCCGAAAGAAATGCTTGCGAGCATTGTAGCGCGCTTGCCGTTCAGGGCGCGGGCGATTGCGGCGCCACGGCCGGCAGCTGCAGGGTGAAGGTGGTGCCGCTGGCGTCGCCCGTGTTGCTGGTGGCGTCGATATGCCCGCCCAGCACGCCCGTGACGATGTTGTGCGCCACATGCAGCCCCAGGCCCGAGCCGCCGGAACCGAGCTTGGTCGTGAAGAAAGGGTCATAGACGTGCACGAGGTCGTCGGCCGCGATGCCCACGCCCGTGTCGGCGATCGACATGGTGATCGTTTTCCCATCGTCGCTGCCACGCGCCCTGACGGCGATATTGCCGCCGCTGCGGCCTTCGAAGGCGTGGCGCAGGCAGTTTTCCAGCAGGTTGCTCAGCACCTGGCCCAGCGGACCCGGATAGCTGTCCATGGCCAGGTCCTCGGGCACGTCCTGCGTCAGCGTCAAGCCGGCCGCCTTGAGCGGCGTGGACAGGGGCAGCATCAGCTCGGCCACGAACTGGCGCAGCAGGAAGTGGCGGCGCTGCGAACTGGCGCGGTCGACGGCGATCTGCTTGAAGCTCGAGACGAGGTCGGCCGCGCGCTGCAGGTTGCGCAGCATGATGGCGTCGGCCTCGCTGGCCTGGGTCAGGTAGGCGCCCAGTTCGGAACGGCGCAAGCCGTCCTGGAAGCTGGCCTGGAGTTCGCGCGTGCGTTCGGCCATCGTGGTGGCCACCACTAGGCCGTTGCCGATCGGCGTATTGAGTTCATGCGCGATGCCGGCCACGAGCGCGCCCAGCGCGGCCAGCTTGTCGCGGCGCACCAGTTCCTCCTGCGTGATGGACAGGTTTTCCAGCGCGGCGGCCAATTCGCGGTTTGCCTGTTCCGACTGTTCCTTGGCCTGGGTCAGGGCCGCCGTGCGTTCGGCCACCAGCTCTTCCAGGTGGGCGCGGTGGCGCTGCAATTCGCGTTCGTGGCGCATGCGGCCAATCGCGATGCCGGCCAGGTCGGTTGCCGTGTCGATCAGCTCCAGGTCGCGCGCATCGGGCGTGCGCACTTCGCGGTAGTACATGGCGAAGGAGCCGAGCACGGCGCCATCCTGCCCGAAGATGGGGCGCGACCAGCAGGCGCGCAAGCCGAACGGCGCGGCCAGCTCGCGGTAGGGCGCCCACAGCGGATCGCACATGATGTCGCTGACCACCACCGGTTCGCGCAGGAACATGGCCGTGCCGCAAGAGCCCACGCCGGGGCCGATGGCCACGCCTTCGAGCAGGGCCATGTATTCGGGCGGCAGGCTGGGGCCGGCCGCGCTGTGCATGTGGACGCCGTCATCGTCGAGCAGCATGATGGAGCAGTACACGCCGCGCGACTGGCCTTCGATCAGGAGTAGCAGCTGGTTCAGGGTGGGAATCAGGGGGGCGCCCTTGGCGACCATTTCCAGCAGGGCGCTCTGGCCCGAGCGCATCGCTTCGGCGAGGTTGCGCTCCGTCAAGTCGATGATGCGCGCATGCACGAGCTGGCGGCCCGGCACGGACAGGCGCATCAGCCGGATTTCGCAGGCGATGGGGCGGCTGTCGCGGTGGCAGCAGCTGGCGCGGAAGACGACGATCTTGCCTTGCAAGGTATCGCGGATCTTTTCTTCCAGCAGTTGCGGCGAGGCGCGGCCATCGCTCTGATGGGTGGGGAACAGCGGTTCCATGCCGCCTTGCAGCAGCTCGGCCAGCGGCATGCCGAACAATTCCTCGGCCAGGTGGTTGGCGTCGATCAGCAGGCCGTTGTCGATATCGAACAGCAGCACGGCATCGGGCGAGCCGGCCAGTATCGAGTGGTAATTGACTTCCAGCGTTTGCGGATGCAGGGGGCGCGGCGGCGTGGCGGCATGCGGCGCCGGTGCTTCGGCCTTGTGCAGCGCCAGTTCCATGAGGATTTTTTCCGCCACGTCGCGCGCATTGAAGGGCATCTTGATGTAGTCGGAGGCGCCGGCGCCCACGCTGCGGCCTTGCTCCTCGGCACTGGGGGTGGCCGACATCAGCAGCAGGGGGACGCTGTGGCGACCGCCCGCATTGCGCAAGCGCATGCAGGTGGCGCCGATATTCGTGCCCGCCAGGGCCGCGTCGAGCAGGATCAGGTCCGTTCCGCCGGCCGCCAGTTCCACGCCTTCGTCGATATCGCCCGCCAGCCCCGTGCCCAGGTTATGCCGGTCCAGCACATACAGCAGTTCGCGCACATCGTTTGACGAATTGCTGACCAGCAGCACATTGGCCCGGTCGGTGATGGAAGAAATCAACTGGTTCATGGTGTCGCGCCCTTACGCGTTTCATGGGCCTAGTATTACATCAAGGCAAGTAGGAGTAAACGATAATTCTTGATGACCAAAAGCAAGGGTCATAGTAGCCGTTCAGGCGGCGTTTTGCACTGCGGGCGCCGCGGCCAGGTCGGCGCGCGCCTGTTCGATGCGCGGATAATTATCCTCGATCCAGTCGACCAGCACGGCCAGGCGTTCGGCCGCCTCGCGTCCCAGCGGCGTGAGGCTGTATTCCACCTTGGGCGGGATCACCAGATACGCCTGGCGCAGCACGAAACCGTCGCCAGCCAGCGCTTCCAGGGTTTGCGCCAGCATTTTTTCGCTGACGCCGCCCACTTCACGGCGCAGTTCGCTGAAGCGCCGCGTGCCGCTCAGCAGCAGTACCAGCACCAGCACGGCCCAGCGGCTGGTCAGGTGGCTGAGCACGGCGCGCGACGGGCAGGCGGCGGCCATCAGGTGCGCGCCCTGGGTTTGGCGGGCGAGGGCGGCGCGCAGGCTGGCACCGGGAGTGTCTGTGGACATGATAGTTGGCCTTGATAATTTAAAATTTACGCATACTTACCAAAAGGTACGTACTTACAATAAGTAAGTAATAGTCCTATTATAGGGTTTTACCACTCACGTACCAAGGAGAAATCATGATCGTCATCACCGGTGCCACAGGCAATCTGGGGCAGCACGTCATCGCCAGCCTGCTCAAATCCGTACCCGCAGCCAATATCATCGCCGCCGTGCGCAATCCGGCCAAGGCCGCCAATCTGGCCGCCCAGGGCGTGCAAGTGCGCCAGGCCGATTACAACGACGGTGCCAGCCTTGATGCGGCGTTCAAGGGCGCAACGAAGATCCTGCTGATTTCGTCGAGCGAAGTGGGCCAGCGCATCCAGCAGCACCAGAACGTCATCGATGCGGCCAAGCGCGCCGGCGTGGCCCTGCTGGCCTACACGAGCGTCTTGCGCGCCGACACGTCGCCGCTGGGCCTGGCCGCCGAGCACGTGGTCACGGAAGCGGCCATCCGCGCGTCCAATGTGCCGTACGCTTTCCTGCGCAACGGCTGGTACCTGGAAAACCACACGGAACACCTGGCGCCCGTGCTCGAGCATGGCGTCGTGCTGGGCGCGGCGCAAAACGGCCGTTTCTCGTCGGCCGCGCGTCTGGACTATGCCGCCGCCGCCGCTGCCGTGCTGGTCGCTGACAAGCCGCAAGCCATCTATGAACTGGCCGGCGACCAGGGCTTTACCCTGGCCGAGTACGCGGCCGAAGTGGCGCGCCAGTCGGGCAAGGCGATCGTGTACAAGGATTTGCCGCAGGCGGACTTCAAGGCGGCGCTGGTGGGCGTGGGCGTGCCGGAAGGCTTTGCCGATCTGCTGGCCGATTCCGATGCGGGCGCGGCCAAGGGCGGCCTGGAAGACCATGGCAAGCAATTGAGCGCGCTGATCGGCCGTCCGACGACAAGCCTGCTCGACGCCGTCAAGGCCGCGCTGGCCAAATAAGAAGAGGGTGCCGCAGGGATGCGGCATTCTGGAATGAAAAAAGCCGCAAACTCGTGAAAGTTTGCGGCTTTTTTGCGAATTAGGTAATGGTGCCCACGAAGGGACTCGAACCCCTACACCCGAAGGCACATGGACCTGAACCATGCGCGTCTACCAATTCCGCCACGTGGGCACTGATGCTGCTAGTTACTGCTGATGTCTCACTATGGTACTGCTTTACTGCGGACTACAACGAAAACAACTCGTTGCTGGTGGTGCCCACGAAGGGACTCGAACCCCTACACCCGAAGGCACATGGACCTGAACCATGCGCGTCTACCAATTCCGCCACGTGGGCATTGTGCTGCTTGTTGCTGCTATCTTGCTACTGTACTGCGGATCACAACGATGAGCAACTCGTTGCTGGTGGTGCCCACGAAGGGACTCGAACCCCTACACCCGAAGGCACATGGACCTGAACCATGCGCGTCTACCAATTCCGCCACGTGGGCATTGTTACTGCTTGCTGCTTGTCGCTGCGTGTTCTGCAGCGAGGACAAAATCATAAGGGCTGGCGCGCATTCGGTCAATCAACATTTTGCACTTTTCTTCAAGAAACATGTTTTTTCGCCTGAAAAGGGCTGTTCCCTATGAAAAAAGGGGAAATCTGCCTCTTTTTTCAGCGATTTTCCGCAGACTTCTATCCGCAGGCATGCCGCGTGACCAGTCTGGCGCGAGAGGGAAGGGCTTTTCGCTGCGGAAATGAAAAAAGCCGCAAACTCGTGAAAGTTTGCGGCTTTTTGCGAATTAGGTAATGGTGCCCACGAAGGGACTCGAACCCCTACACCCGAAGGCACATGGACCTGAACCATGCGCGTCTACCAATTCCGCCACGTGGGCACTGATGCTGCTATTGCTTACTACTTTGCTGCTCGAGTATTCGTTGCCAAATAACTTGGCAACAATTCTGCTATTATAGCGGCTTGAAGAGTTTTGCGCCAGATGAGCTTTCGCTCCATACTGCACATCAACCCTGTACCGCTTTCCTGCAACCGCATTCCCGTGAAGGTTTGTCGCTGCAAGAGACCGAGATTATAGAGCAATATTTGCCGAAGTCAAATGCATTGCGCAGCTTTTCTTCTTTTTTTCATCGGCGGGGCACTTGTTCGGTTTCCGCTACGCTGTCCGTTAGGCAAACCAAGGCGTCCTCCGGTACACTACCGGACATCACCGTGTCAATATTGACGGTGATGTCATCGGTCTTTGTCTTCCGTTTGATCACTGTCAATAACAACTATAGAAATACTTTTGAGCCAAAATACCCACACCATCCCCAGCCGGGAGGACATTCTCGGCATATTCCGCAGCGTCAACGCGCCTCTCGACCCGCAGTCTCTCGGGAAAACGCTGCAAGTGCATGCCGATTCCATGGATGTCCTCGTTCGTCGCCTGAAGGCGATGGAGCGCGACGGCCAGCTCAAGTCTGACGCCAGCGGTGTTTTCAGCCTGGCCGACCAGAGCGCGCTTGTCGCCGGTCGCGTCACCAGCCACCGCGATGGCTTCGGCTTCGTTATTCCCGACGACGCGAGCGCCGACCTGTTCCTGCCTGAGAAAGAAATGCAGAAAGTACTGCATGGCGACAAGGTCATGGCCCGCATCGTCGGCACGGACCGCCGCGGCCGCCCGGAAGGCACGATCGTGGAAGTCACGCAGCGCGCCAACACCCACGTCATCGGCCGCCTGATCCAGGAGAACGGTACCTGGGTCGTGGCGCCGGAAGACCAGCGCATCGGCCAGGATATCCTGGTGACCGGTTCGGTGGGCAAGGCCAAGGCCGGCCAGATCGTCAGCGTCGAGTTGACCGAGCAGCCGATGCGCTTCAAGCAACCGGTCGGCAAGATCGTCGAAGTGCTCGGTGCGCTCGATGATCCCGGCATGGAAATCGAGATTGCAGTGCGTAAATTCAACGTGCCGCACATCTTTTCCGCCGCCGCCCTCAAGCAAGCTGAAAAACTGCCGTTCGAAGTGCGCGCCGCCGACCTGAAAGACCGTGTCGACCTGCGCGACGTGCCGCTCGTCACCATCGATGGCGAGGATGCGCGCGATTTCGACGATGCCGTGTATTGCGAGCCCGTCAAGATCGGCCGTGCCAACTGCTTCCGCCTGATCGTGGCGATTGCCGACGTCAGCCATTACGTGAAACCGAACGACGCGCTCGATATCGACGCGTTGGAGCGCAGCACGTCCGTCTACTTCCCGCGCCGCGTGATTCCGATGCTGCCGGAAAAACTGTCGAACGGCCTGTGCTCGCTGAACCCTGCCGTCGACCGTTTGACCCTCGTGTGCGACGCCGTCGTCAGCGACAAGGGCGAGCTGAAGGCGTACCAGTTCTACCCGGCCGTCATCCATTCGGCCGCGCGCCTCACGTATGACGAAGTCGCCGCCGTGCTGGGCAACACCAAGGGACCCGAAGCGGCGCGCCGCGCGGACATCCTGCCGCACCTGCAAAACCTGGAAGCCGTCTACCGCGCCTTGCTGAAAGCACGCACGGAGCGGGGCGCCATCGACTTCGAGACGACGGAAACCTATATCGTCTGCAACAGCGCGGGCAAGATCGAAAAGATCATTCCCCGCACGCGCAACGAAGCGCACAAGATCATCGAAGAGTGCATGCTGGCGGCCAACGTCTGCGCGGCCGATCTGCTGCTGCGTAACAAGCATCCAGGCACCTACCGCATCCACGCCAGCCCGACCAAGGAAAAGCTCACGCAAGTGCGCACCTTCCTCAAGCAAGTCGGCCTGAACCTGACGGGCGGCGATACGCCATCGGCATCCGATTACCAGACCCTGATGCAGCAGATCAAGGAGCGTCCCGACGCTGCCCTGCTGCAAACGATGCTGCTGCGCTCGATGCAGCAAGCCGTCTACAGCCCGGACAATATCGGCCACTTCGGCCTGGCGTACGAGGCGTATGCCCACTTCACCAGCCCGATCCGCCGCTATCCCGACCTGCTGACGCACCGCGCCATCAAGGCCATCTTGCAAGGCAAGAAATACGAGCCCAAGCTGTCCGAGAAGACCGTGCTGAACACGAACGTGTCGAACGCCACGCGCAAGCAGCAGGCGAAAGACAAGGCCGAAGGCAAGCCGAAGAAGACCGATCTGACGATATGGGACGCGCTGGGCGTGCATTGCTCGGCCAACGAGCGCCGCGCCGACGAAGCGTCACGCGATGTCGAAGCCTGGCTGAAGTGCTACTTCATGCAGGACAAGCTGGGCGAGGAATTCACCGGCACCATCACGGGCGTGACCACCTTCGGCGTCTTCGTGCAACTGGACACCCTGTTTGTCGAAGGCCTGGTGCACGTCACCGAGCTGGGCACCGACTACTTCCAGTACGACGATGCGCGCCATGAATTGCGCGGCGAACGCACGGGCAAGCGCTACCAGCTGACCGACCGTCTGACGGTGCAAGTGGCGCGTGTCGACCTGGAAACGCGCAAGATCGACCTGCGCCTGGTCACCGATGCGGAACTGGCGGGCGAAGAAGCGCCAGCCAAGCAGGCCGGCGGCAAGCGCAAGGGCGAAAAGAAATCGATGGTCAAGCCTGGTCCCGCGACCGAGCAGCGCCACGAGATCAAGGCCAGCGTCAATGGCGGCGGCAACAATGGTGGCAAACCCGGCAAGGGTTCCGGCGGCCGTTCCAACGGCGCCAAGGCGCAAGCCAAGCCTGCAGCCAAGGCAGCGCCCAAGGCGGCAGCCCCCAAGGCCGCCGAGTCTAAGCGCAGCAAGAAACCAGCCGCGGCACCCGCTGCGGCGGCACCACGTGCAGCAAAAACTGTATCAAAATCAAGCAAGAACAAGCGATAAGCGATAGATAGATAATGAAGAATAAAATGATTTTCGGCTTCCACGCCGTCACCTCGCGTTTGCGTCATGAAGCGTCGTCCGTGGAAGAAATTTTCGTCGATGCCAGCCGCGTCGACGGCCGCATGAAGGACATGATCGCCGCCGCCAAGGCTGCGAACGTGCGCGTCATGCCCGTCGATTCGTCGCGTCTGGACAAGATCGTCGGCACGCGCCGCCACCAGGGCGTGATCGCGTTTGCCTCGCAGCTGTCGCTGGCGCGCAATCTCGATGAGCTGCTGGACGCCATCGACGGCCCGCCGCTGCTGTTGATTCTCGACGGCATTACCGACCCGCACAACCTGGGCGCCTGCCTGCGCGTGGCCGACGGTGTCGGCGCACATGCCGTCATCGTGCCGAAGGACCGCGCCGTGGGCTTGAACGCCACGGCCGCCAAGGTCGCCAGTGGCGCCGCCGAAACCGTCCCGTACATCACGGTGACGAACCTGGCGCGCACCATGCGTGAACTGAAGGATCGCGGCATCTGGCTGATCGGCACCTCGGACGACGGCGAAAAAGGCTTGTACGAAGCCGATTTCACGGGCCCGACGGCTCTCGTCATGGGGTCCGAAGGCGAAGGCATGCGCCGCTTGACGCGCGACACCTGCGACATCCTCGTCAGCATCCCGATGTTCGGCTCCGTCGAGAGCCTGAACGTGTCCGTGGCTTCGGGCGTGTGCTTGTATGAAGCCCGCCGCCAGCGCATCGCGCTGGAAGCCTAAAAAACGTCCATGGCTGCGTTGCATTGCCTCGCCGTACATTCGTACTGTCTTCGGCAATGCGCCTTGCCCTGAACGTTTTGTAACGCTTCCAGAAAATCAGCCGCCGCCCTTGAGGCGGCGGTTGTTTATCTGCCTCTCCGGCAGCACGCCGCCGAATACGCTACCATTTGCGTTCCACCTTATCCATTTTCATTATGTTCCACCACCTGCGCGAAGACATCAACAGCATCATCGAACGTGACCCGGCCGCCCGCAATGGCTGGGAGGTGCTGACCTGTTATCCGGGCTTGCACGCCATCGTCATGCATGGCTGGGCGCACTGGTGCTGGACGCGGCACATGAAGTGGGTGGGGCGCTTCATTTCCTATATCGCCCGCATCATCACGGGCATCGAGATCCATCCGGGCGCGGTCATCGGCCGGCGCGTCTTCATCGACCACGGCTTCGGCGTGGTGATCGGCGAGACGGCCGTCGTCGGCGACGACTGCACCATCTACCAGGGCGTGACCCTGGGCGGCACCTCGCTGCACAGCGGCGCCAAGCGCCATCCGACCCTCGAGCGCGGCGTCATCGTCGGCGCCGGCGCGCAGGTGCTGGGCAGCTTCACGGTGGGCGAGTACGCCAAGGTGGGCTCGAACGCCGTGCTGTTGAAACCCGTGCCGTCCGGCGCCACGGCCGTTGGCAACCCCGCGCACATCGTGCAAAAGGATGTCAGCGCCCTGCGCGAGGGCAGCACGGCCCATTTGTTCGCCGCGTATGGCGTCACGCCCAACGGCGACGATCCGCTGTCGAAAGCCCTGCAAGGGCTGATCACGCATGCCGTGGCGCAGGAACAGCGCATCGAAACCATCCTCGCCACCCTGAAGGCGGCGGGCATCTGCTGCCAGGGCGTGCCCGAGTGTGATAAATTCGATTCCGAGCAAATGAACAAGCTGGTTGATTAAGGATACAGGCATGACTACAGACGCAAACATAGCTGAAAACGCAGCAGAAAAGAGCAGCGACAATCCGAATCTGCTCGACCCGTTCGAGATCCGCGTGCTGGCCGTGCTGGCCGAAAAGGAAGCGCTGACGCCGGACAGCTATCCGCTGTCGCTCAACGCGCTGACGAACGGCTGCAACCAGCTGTCCAGCCGCGACCCCGTCATGGCCCTGTCCGAAGAAACCGTCTACGACGTGCTGCAGCGGCTGATGCAGCGCAAGTTCGTCAACGGCATCACGCAGGCCGGCGCGCGGGTCGCCAAGTACGAACACCGCATGCGCATCAAGTGGTCGCTGGAACAGGACAAGCTGGCCATCCTGACGATCCTGATGCTGCGCGGCTTGCAGACGGCGGGCGAAATCCGCAGCCGCAGCGGCCGCGTACATGAATTCAAGTCCGTGGCGGAAGTGGAAGCTGGCCTGCAATTCTTGATCGACAAATATCCGCCGCTGGCGGCCAAGCTGGCCGTCGCACCCGGCGCCAAGGAACCGCGCTACGGCCATCTGCTGGGCGGTGAAGAGGCGCTGGCGCAGATCGAGACGGCGGCAGGTTTTGCCGGCGCCGTCAGCGCGCCGCAGCAGGGCAGCCGTGTGGCCCAGCTGGAGCAGGAAGTGCTGCAATTGCGCAGCGACTTCGATGGCCTGGCGGCGCAGTTCGAGGCGTTCCGCAAGCAGTTCGAATAATGGCCGCTCACGCGTGACGTTTTCCTTTTGCGCCGCTCCTGCGGCGAGACCCACTCGGGCATGCCCAGCTTCGACGCCCGGGATGCCTGCGTCAATGACGCGAAGCGCGCGCATCGGCCCTTTCTTCGGCTGGCCGGAACGGGTAGCCGAGCTGCGTGCGCGGCTCGTGCATGGCGCGTGACAGGCCCGGCATTTCAGCCGCTCCCTGTCAGTCCGGCCCCGTTTCCGGTATCATTCGGCATGAATACTATTTCCTTCCAACCGTTTGTTATTGGTGTCGCTGGCGGAAGCGGCAGTGGCAAGTCCACCGTATCACAGCAGGTGCTGGCGTCGTTTGGCGCCGACATGGTCTCGGTCGTGATGCAGGACGACTACTATTGCGACCAAACCCATCTCTCCCCTGAAGTCCGGCGCCAGCAGAATTACGACCATCCGCAGGCGTTCGAGTGGCCATTGCTGGTGCAGCACATCCAGGCCTTGCGCAACGGCGAGCCGATCGAGATGCCCGAGTACGACTTCACGCTGCACAACCGCTCCAACCGGACCATTTCCGTCAAGCCGGCGCCCGTGATCGTGATCGAAGGCCTGTTCGCCTTGTATGACGAAGACTTGCGCAACATGATGTCGCTGAAGATCTTTGTCGACACGGCCTCCGACGTGCGCTTCATCCGCCGCATGCAGCGCGATATCACGGAGCGCGGCCGTTCGGTGGAAAGCGTCATCGAGCAGTACCTGGAAACCGTGCGCCCGATGCACAAGCAGTTCATCGAGCCGACCAAGCGCAATGCCGATGTCATCTTGCCGCATGGCGCGAATGGCCCCGCGGTCGACATGATCACGGCCAAGGTGGCCAGCGTGATTGGTCAATTGAAACCGGCCGCCTGAAGCCTGCCGGCTAACATCCCGTTGCGTCAGCGTTCTCCCATCGATTCCGAAAACGTCTTGGTGATCGGTTTCGTCAGGTAGCGCAAGACCGTCTTGCGGCCCGTGTTGATTTCCACCGTGGCCGTCATGCCGGGCTGGATCAGGATAGGCTCGCCATTCTTGCCCATCAGATTGCGCCCGCTGGTCTTGATCTGCACGCGGTAGTAGGGCTGTTCGTTGCCCTTGTTGTCTTCACTTAGGGTGTCGGCGCTGATGTAGCTGACGGTGCCGCGCAAACGCCCGTAGATGCCGTAGTCGTAGGCGTCCAGTTTCACGGCCGTGGGCAGGCCTGGCTTGATGAAGGCGATGTCGGCCGGTTTGACTTTCGCTTCGATGATCAGGTCATCGTCCGTCGGCACGATCTGCAGGATTTCCTCGCCCGGCTTGGCCACGCCGCCCAGGGTAGTGAGGCGCACGTTGCGCACGATGCCGTCCGTGGGCGCGTAGATATCCGTCGAACCGAGCTGCTCCTTGCGCTGCGTGACCGTCTGCAGCACGCCTGCCAGGTCTTCCTGGGCCTTCACCAGGTCCGTCTGGCTGTCCTGCAGGTATTTGTTGCGCCGGTTGGTGATCTGCGCCTGGATGTCGACCACTTGCCGCCGCAGTTTCAGCACTTCGGCGCGGCTGACATCCCCCGTTTCCAGCAGCGGCAGATTCATTTCCAGCTCTTCCTTGATCAGCTTCATGGCGCTTTCCAGCGAGCTCACTTCCGCCTGCACGGCGCCCTGGCGCTTGCCGAACAGGGCCAGCTGGTTGGCGCGAAATTCCGGGAACGCCTGCAGTTCGGGCGGGAACTTCGGCGTGCCGCCAAACACTTCCGCCTGCAGGCGCGCCACGGCCGCCTTCAGACCGGCCGCCTTGGCCGTGCTTTCCAGGTAGCTCGTCTCGGCCCGCGTGCGGTCGAAACGCGCCAGCAATGCTCCCTTTTTCACCACGCTGCCTTCGTGTACGCGCAGTTCGGCCAGCACGCCGCCATCGGCCACCTGGATGATCTGGTTGCGCGAACTGGCGATCACTTGGCCGTTGGCGCGCGTGACCTGGTCCAGCTCCGCCCATGAAGCCCAGGCGATGACGCCGGCCAGCGCCGCCGTGCAGCTCCAGATCAGCACCCGGCCCCGTTTCGCTTCCTCTCTCGTTGCCACCTTGGCCAGTTTCATGCGACGGCTCCTTGCGCCACCGGCGCAGGGGCCGCACTGGGCACGGCTTGCGGCTTGCCCGACAGCTTGGCCAGCACGGCATCGCGCGGACCGTCGAGCAGTACCCGTCCCGCCTGCAGCACCACCAGGCGGTCGAGCAGGGGCAGCAGGGCGTTCTTGTGCGTGGTGGCGACCATGGTCACGCCTTCGGCCGCCAGTTCGCCCAATAGCCCGACGATGCGCGCTTCCGTCTTCGCATCCATGGCGCCCGTGGGCTCGTCGAGCAGCCAGATGCGCGGCTTGGCCAGCAGCAGGCGCGTGACGGCGATCAATTGCCGCTGGCCGCCCGACACGCCGCGCCCGCCTTCGGTGATGGTCAGCGCCAGTCCCCGTGGCTGGCCCAGTATCAGCTCGATCAGGCCAGTACGTTTTGCCGCCGCCAGGATCGCTTCCTCGCCCGGGTCGGCCAGTCCCAGTAACAGGTTGTCGCGCAGGGTGCCGCTGAACAGCCGCGTTTCCTGCGGCAGGTAGCCGACCATTTCGCGCACCACGGGCGGCGCCAGCAGGGCCATGTCGACGTCGCCCAGGTAGGCCTTGCCCTCGGCCGGCTGGTACAGGCCCGAGGCCAGTTTCAGCAGGGTGCTCTTGCCCGAGCCGATGGCGCCCACCAGGCCGACCCGTTCGCCGGGGCGGATGGCCAGGCTGTCCACTTCCAGCGCCACCTTTTGCGCGCCGCCATACGTAAAGCGGATGCGTTCGAAGCGCAAGCCCGTATCGAGGCTGCGCGGCGTCAGCGCGAACTGCGCGTTGTCCGCTTCGTTGGGCAGGCTGATGACCTGTTCCAGGCCGTCGATCGAGGCGCGCGCATGCGCCCACTGCACCATCACGGCGGGCAGCTGCACGATGGGCATCAGGGCGCGGTTGCTGATGATGGTGCAGGCCATCAGGGCGCCCATGGTCATCTGGTTCTCGGCCACGAACCACGCACCCATCGAGATCAGCGCCACGTTGGTCAATTGCTGGAAGGCGGCCGTGATGTTTTGCGACAGGGCCGCATAGTCGCGGATGTTCTGCTCCGCGTTGCTGCTTTCGGCCACCAGTTCGGCCCAGCGCGCCTGCATCATCCATTCGGCGCTGCTGCCCTTGAGCGTTTCCACGCCATCGACGGCTTCCACCAGCAAGCCGGCCTTGCGGTTGCTGGCGTTGAGGTTCTTGCGCGTGTGGCTCTCGATGGCGCGCTGGAACATCAGCCCGCACAGGAGGGCCAGCGGCAGCGCCACCAGCGGCACCACCACCAGCCAGCCGCCGATGATGGTGATCATGGCGAGGAAGATCACGGCGAAGGGCACGTCCGTGAGCACGAACAGCGACGTCGACGTGAGCACGCCGCGCACCATTTCAAAGCCCTTCACCTGCGCCGCCAGGGTGCCGACGGAAGCGGGGCGCGACTCCATGCGGATG is part of the Janthinobacterium sp. 67 genome and harbors:
- a CDS encoding ATP-binding protein translates to MNQLISSITDRANVLLVSNSSNDVRELLYVLDRHNLGTGLAGDIDEGVELAAGGTDLILLDAALAGTNIGATCMRLRNAGGRHSVPLLLMSATPSAEEQGRSVGAGASDYIKMPFNARDVAEKILMELALHKAEAPAPHAATPPRPLHPQTLEVNYHSILAGSPDAVLLFDIDNGLLIDANHLAEELFGMPLAELLQGGMEPLFPTHQSDGRASPQLLEEKIRDTLQGKIVVFRASCCHRDSRPIACEIRLMRLSVPGRQLVHARIIDLTERNLAEAMRSGQSALLEMVAKGAPLIPTLNQLLLLIEGQSRGVYCSIMLLDDDGVHMHSAAGPSLPPEYMALLEGVAIGPGVGSCGTAMFLREPVVVSDIMCDPLWAPYRELAAPFGLRACWSRPIFGQDGAVLGSFAMYYREVRTPDARDLELIDTATDLAGIAIGRMRHERELQRHRAHLEELVAERTAALTQAKEQSEQANRELAAALENLSITQEELVRRDKLAALGALVAGIAHELNTPIGNGLVVATTMAERTRELQASFQDGLRRSELGAYLTQASEADAIMLRNLQRAADLVSSFKQIAVDRASSQRRHFLLRQFVAELMLPLSTPLKAAGLTLTQDVPEDLAMDSYPGPLGQVLSNLLENCLRHAFEGRSGGNIAVRARGSDDGKTITMSIADTGVGIAADDLVHVYDPFFTTKLGSGGSGLGLHVAHNIVTGVLGGHIDATSNTGDASGTTFTLQLPAVAPQSPAP
- a CDS encoding winged helix-turn-helix transcriptional regulator, translating into MSTDTPGASLRAALARQTQGAHLMAAACPSRAVLSHLTSRWAVLVLVLLLSGTRRFSELRREVGGVSEKMLAQTLEALAGDGFVLRQAYLVIPPKVEYSLTPLGREAAERLAVLVDWIEDNYPRIEQARADLAAAPAVQNAA
- a CDS encoding SDR family oxidoreductase codes for the protein MIVITGATGNLGQHVIASLLKSVPAANIIAAVRNPAKAANLAAQGVQVRQADYNDGASLDAAFKGATKILLISSSEVGQRIQQHQNVIDAAKRAGVALLAYTSVLRADTSPLGLAAEHVVTEAAIRASNVPYAFLRNGWYLENHTEHLAPVLEHGVVLGAAQNGRFSSAARLDYAAAAAAVLVADKPQAIYELAGDQGFTLAEYAAEVARQSGKAIVYKDLPQADFKAALVGVGVPEGFADLLADSDAGAAKGGLEDHGKQLSALIGRPTTSLLDAVKAALAK
- the rnr gene encoding ribonuclease R; translation: MSQNTHTIPSREDILGIFRSVNAPLDPQSLGKTLQVHADSMDVLVRRLKAMERDGQLKSDASGVFSLADQSALVAGRVTSHRDGFGFVIPDDASADLFLPEKEMQKVLHGDKVMARIVGTDRRGRPEGTIVEVTQRANTHVIGRLIQENGTWVVAPEDQRIGQDILVTGSVGKAKAGQIVSVELTEQPMRFKQPVGKIVEVLGALDDPGMEIEIAVRKFNVPHIFSAAALKQAEKLPFEVRAADLKDRVDLRDVPLVTIDGEDARDFDDAVYCEPVKIGRANCFRLIVAIADVSHYVKPNDALDIDALERSTSVYFPRRVIPMLPEKLSNGLCSLNPAVDRLTLVCDAVVSDKGELKAYQFYPAVIHSAARLTYDEVAAVLGNTKGPEAARRADILPHLQNLEAVYRALLKARTERGAIDFETTETYIVCNSAGKIEKIIPRTRNEAHKIIEECMLAANVCAADLLLRNKHPGTYRIHASPTKEKLTQVRTFLKQVGLNLTGGDTPSASDYQTLMQQIKERPDAALLQTMLLRSMQQAVYSPDNIGHFGLAYEAYAHFTSPIRRYPDLLTHRAIKAILQGKKYEPKLSEKTVLNTNVSNATRKQQAKDKAEGKPKKTDLTIWDALGVHCSANERRADEASRDVEAWLKCYFMQDKLGEEFTGTITGVTTFGVFVQLDTLFVEGLVHVTELGTDYFQYDDARHELRGERTGKRYQLTDRLTVQVARVDLETRKIDLRLVTDAELAGEEAPAKQAGGKRKGEKKSMVKPGPATEQRHEIKASVNGGGNNGGKPGKGSGGRSNGAKAQAKPAAKAAPKAAAPKAAESKRSKKPAAAPAAAAPRAAKTVSKSSKNKR